A stretch of the Vidua chalybeata isolate OUT-0048 chromosome Z, bVidCha1 merged haplotype, whole genome shotgun sequence genome encodes the following:
- the SREK1 gene encoding splicing regulatory glutamine/lysine-rich protein 1 isoform X1: MMNSGGIGVPLGFPLGPTSVIQVTNLSSAVTSEQMRTLFGFLGDIEELRLYPPDNAPLAFSSKVCYIKFREASSVGVAQHLTNTVFIDRALIVVPCAEGKIPDEAKALSLLAPAPTMTSLMPGAGLLPIPTPTPLTTLGVSLGTLGAIPAAALDPNITALGEIPQPPIMGNVDPSKIDEIRRTVYVGNLNSQTTTADQLLEFFKQVGEVKFVRMAGDETQPTRFAFVEFADQNSVPRALAFNGVMFGDRPLKINHSNNAIVKPPEMTPQAAAKELEEVMKRVREAQSFISAAIEPESGKSSERKGGRSRSHSRSESRSSSKSRSRRKRSHSKHRSRSGNRSLSRHKDRRRSRSPLKKRSRSTERRKSRSRSRSRDKKRDKEKIKEKEKAKEKEKDRDRDKEKDRDRDKDRERERDKERNREKDKERDKDRSKDRERARDKDRDKDKDKEKEKDKDKEKDKEEVDQNKEKEDTEKDREKIKDKEGDKDKGGDKEKDRDKEKDGDKEKEREKERDDKKKKDKRSRTPPRSYSSSRRSRSSSRERRKRKSRSPSKSPKTSKTAKRKSSRTPSPRRNKKEKKRERDTNNERRERERSTSKKKSSKEKEGKEKSDKSTTTLKDKDNNKEDQNSETDKEVDNRDTQRTDEVKLQQNGNCQPNEENLSIKMEEV, translated from the exons ATGATGAACAGCGGCGGCATCGGGGTCCCGTTGGGCTTCCCCCTGGGCCCCACGTCCGTCATCCAGGTCACCAACCTTTCCTCGGCCGTGACCAGCGAGCAAATGCGGACGCTCTTCGGCTTCCTGGGAGATATTGAGGAGCTGCGTCTCTATCCCCCAGA CAACGCACCTCTTGCTTTTTCCTCCAAAGTATGTTATATTAAGTTTCGTGAAGCATCGAGTGTTGGTGTGGCCCAGCATCTAACTAACACGGTTTTTATTGACAGAGCTCTGATAGTTGTGCCTTGTGCAGAAG GTAAAATCCCAGATGAAGCCAAAGCCCTGTCTCTGCTGGCGCCTGCTCCTACTATGACAAGTCTCATGCCTGGTGCAGGGTTGCTTCCTATACCTACACCAACTCCCTTGACTACA CTTGGTGTTTCACTTGGTACTTTAGGGGCTAtaccagcagcagcattggATCCTAACATTACGGCGCTGGGAGAAATACCACAACCACCAATTATGGGAAATGTGGATCCATCCAAAATTGATGAAATCAGGAGAACAGTCTACGTTGGAAACTTGAATTCCCag ACTACAACAGCAGATCAGCtgcttgaattttttaaacaagttGGAGAAGTCAAATTTGTGCGAATGGCAGGTGATGAGACGCAACCAACGCGATTTGCTTTCGTGGAATTTGCAGACCAAAATTCTGTACCTCGAGCTCTTGCCTTTAATGGAGTTATGTTTGGAGACCGGCCACTGaa GATAAATCACTCCAATAATGCAATAGTGAAACCTCCTGAAATGACACCACAAGCTGCTGCCAAGGAGCTAGAAGAAGTGATGAAGAGGGTAAGGGAAGCCCAGTCTTTTATATCTGCTGCTATTGAGCCAG AGTCTGGAAAgagcagtgaaagaaaaggcGGTCGATCTCGTTCCCATTCTCGTTCAGAATCCAGGTCTAGCTCAAAATCCCGATCCAGAAGGAAAAGATCACACTCAAAACACAG AAGTAGATCTGGCAACAGATCTCTCTCAAGACACAAGGACAGACGCAGATCCCGAAGTCCTCTGAAGAAACGGTCTAGATCTACGGAAAGACGGAAATCAAGAAGTCGCTCTCGTTCTCG GGACaagaaaagagacaaagaaaagatcaaggaaaaagaaaaggccaaagaaaaagagaaagacagagaCCGAGACAAGGAGAAGGATAGGGATCGAGACAAAGACAGGGAAAGAGAGCGAGATAAAGAGAGAAATAGggagaaggacaaggagagagATAAAGATCGAAGCAAAGATAGAGAGAGAGCCCGAGACAAAGACAGGGACAAGGATAAagataaggaaaaggaaaaagataaagatAAGGAAAAAGACAAGGAAGAGGTAGatcagaacaaagaaaaagaagatactGAGAAGGACAGAGAGAAGATTAAGGACAAGGAGGGAGATAAGGACAAAGGAGGggacaaagaaaaggacagagataaggaaaaagaTGGGGATAAGGAGAAGGAGcgagaaaaagagagagatgataaaaagaagaaagataagAGATCCCGAACACCCCCAAGAAGCTATAGCTCTTCAAGAAGATCTCGTAGCTCCAGCAG AGAAAGGCGTAAAAGGAAGAGCAGAAGTCCCTCCAAATCTCCTAAAACAtcaaaaacagcaaaaagaaagtcTTCACGAACTCCTTCTCCAAGAAG aaacaagaaagaaaaaaaaagagaaagagatacaaataatgaaagaagagaaagagagcGCTccacttcaaagaaaaaaagtagtaaagaaaaagagggaaaggagaaatctGACAAAAGCACCACTACTTTGAAG GACAAAGATAACAATAAAGAAGATCAGAATTCAGAAACTGACAAGGAAGTAGACAATAGAGATACACAAAGGACAGATGAAGTCAAGCTACAACAGAATGGGAATTGTCAACCAAATGAGGAAAATCTCTCAATTAAAATGGAAGAGGTTTAA
- the SREK1 gene encoding splicing regulatory glutamine/lysine-rich protein 1 isoform X2 has translation MTSLMPGAGLLPIPTPTPLTTLGVSLGTLGAIPAAALDPNITALGEIPQPPIMGNVDPSKIDEIRRTVYVGNLNSQTTTADQLLEFFKQVGEVKFVRMAGDETQPTRFAFVEFADQNSVPRALAFNGVMFGDRPLKINHSNNAIVKPPEMTPQAAAKELEEVMKRVREAQSFISAAIEPESGKSSERKGGRSRSHSRSESRSSSKSRSRRKRSHSKHRSRSGNRSLSRHKDRRRSRSPLKKRSRSTERRKSRSRSRSRDKKRDKEKIKEKEKAKEKEKDRDRDKEKDRDRDKDRERERDKERNREKDKERDKDRSKDRERARDKDRDKDKDKEKEKDKDKEKDKEEVDQNKEKEDTEKDREKIKDKEGDKDKGGDKEKDRDKEKDGDKEKEREKERDDKKKKDKRSRTPPRSYSSSRRSRSSSRERRKRKSRSPSKSPKTSKTAKRKSSRTPSPRRNKKEKKRERDTNNERRERERSTSKKKSSKEKEGKEKSDKSTTTLKDKDNNKEDQNSETDKEVDNRDTQRTDEVKLQQNGNCQPNEENLSIKMEEV, from the exons ATGACAAGTCTCATGCCTGGTGCAGGGTTGCTTCCTATACCTACACCAACTCCCTTGACTACA CTTGGTGTTTCACTTGGTACTTTAGGGGCTAtaccagcagcagcattggATCCTAACATTACGGCGCTGGGAGAAATACCACAACCACCAATTATGGGAAATGTGGATCCATCCAAAATTGATGAAATCAGGAGAACAGTCTACGTTGGAAACTTGAATTCCCag ACTACAACAGCAGATCAGCtgcttgaattttttaaacaagttGGAGAAGTCAAATTTGTGCGAATGGCAGGTGATGAGACGCAACCAACGCGATTTGCTTTCGTGGAATTTGCAGACCAAAATTCTGTACCTCGAGCTCTTGCCTTTAATGGAGTTATGTTTGGAGACCGGCCACTGaa GATAAATCACTCCAATAATGCAATAGTGAAACCTCCTGAAATGACACCACAAGCTGCTGCCAAGGAGCTAGAAGAAGTGATGAAGAGGGTAAGGGAAGCCCAGTCTTTTATATCTGCTGCTATTGAGCCAG AGTCTGGAAAgagcagtgaaagaaaaggcGGTCGATCTCGTTCCCATTCTCGTTCAGAATCCAGGTCTAGCTCAAAATCCCGATCCAGAAGGAAAAGATCACACTCAAAACACAG AAGTAGATCTGGCAACAGATCTCTCTCAAGACACAAGGACAGACGCAGATCCCGAAGTCCTCTGAAGAAACGGTCTAGATCTACGGAAAGACGGAAATCAAGAAGTCGCTCTCGTTCTCG GGACaagaaaagagacaaagaaaagatcaaggaaaaagaaaaggccaaagaaaaagagaaagacagagaCCGAGACAAGGAGAAGGATAGGGATCGAGACAAAGACAGGGAAAGAGAGCGAGATAAAGAGAGAAATAGggagaaggacaaggagagagATAAAGATCGAAGCAAAGATAGAGAGAGAGCCCGAGACAAAGACAGGGACAAGGATAAagataaggaaaaggaaaaagataaagatAAGGAAAAAGACAAGGAAGAGGTAGatcagaacaaagaaaaagaagatactGAGAAGGACAGAGAGAAGATTAAGGACAAGGAGGGAGATAAGGACAAAGGAGGggacaaagaaaaggacagagataaggaaaaagaTGGGGATAAGGAGAAGGAGcgagaaaaagagagagatgataaaaagaagaaagataagAGATCCCGAACACCCCCAAGAAGCTATAGCTCTTCAAGAAGATCTCGTAGCTCCAGCAG AGAAAGGCGTAAAAGGAAGAGCAGAAGTCCCTCCAAATCTCCTAAAACAtcaaaaacagcaaaaagaaagtcTTCACGAACTCCTTCTCCAAGAAG aaacaagaaagaaaaaaaaagagaaagagatacaaataatgaaagaagagaaagagagcGCTccacttcaaagaaaaaaagtagtaaagaaaaagagggaaaggagaaatctGACAAAAGCACCACTACTTTGAAG GACAAAGATAACAATAAAGAAGATCAGAATTCAGAAACTGACAAGGAAGTAGACAATAGAGATACACAAAGGACAGATGAAGTCAAGCTACAACAGAATGGGAATTGTCAACCAAATGAGGAAAATCTCTCAATTAAAATGGAAGAGGTTTAA